A stretch of Aspergillus nidulans FGSC A4 chromosome VI DNA encodes these proteins:
- a CDS encoding uncharacterized protein (transcript_id=CADANIAT00009382), which translates to MHAEAIEMLNSHEAIPVDPSNISAIETHSHQKRIVHALGLLGVQILSRLGAEALQSVIGELIEFFTTDDIIWTSRDNCRAYFSTQGGGNEEFRTYAKDHRQATAVDKKNVGWINPESTAPPVHFFEGDPAIGLYSVQFTATDKVAWSGIPNTEKCKIEGLCNPQYIFYHKGYRIVLNTWESQGRVSACQYSKGEDCKGLCASGVKDQFTSGGVKWGGDCAIPCIDDVPEGFKKVQNEEARFMVVGDSISHGMEDDWTWRYRLSQWMEHNGYTHHFVGPWTGTRGMDPISISQPRAPLLPDEEPREDYTGKSLGDYAKGVSQSFRDKGHASFWGRQVAQSKEQFKAWVSEYNPDYLLILLGFNDLGWWVNGPEALVGDMANLINDARKAKSDIKLLVGNVVDRTFIPGRQDLVDETAQYNKLLKESMKDWYREGSPISYVDVNSNYNCRPGGCPDGHDGLHPNALGEYHIAQSFARVLQSDFGYMGIEFRVPETVDSRPVSTPANVRSNSYPEGLWAVWDRVENARGYEVRWRLKGATSWWSEGAVYPVTNCAWQPWVINGQTWEFQVRTMGDNTVRSGWSALQSVTANVKTAPGPSNIIVEPRGNDLVVRWDAVTDYNVDRYGVMLYDRDKEDELMDVKAAKGTSLEITGLNSGHRYGVWVASYVGMVGSLSRNGIQAGGLPSVAREVIIGRGTPAPPAGLRVENLDATTVRLQWDKVSSATGYSVHVRSIIDNTAFRVDGTTTQTSYEVAWLFPGNWNFEFCISAYNGNLESAPVSCIIPPVCCGYEKRDLVATEYPKAENNSAFSNSISSFGGMSVGSLFTTFQQSIGLALDTASDHSLAIPGEI; encoded by the exons CCGGCTCGGCGCTGAAGCCCTTCAGAGTGTGATCGGTGAGCTAATAGAGTTCTTTACCACGGACGACATCATTTGGACCAGCAGAGACAACTGTCGCGCATATTTCAGCACTCAGGGCGGCGGAAATGAAGAATTCAGGACTTACGCGAAGGACCATCGCCAGGCCACAGCCGTGGATAAGAAAAA TGTTGGATGGATCAACCCCGAGAGCACCGCTCCACCGGTCCATTTTTTCGAGGGTGACCCTGCGATTGGTCTTTACAGCGTTCAGTTTACTGCCACAGACAAGGTGGCCTGGAGTGGTATCCCAAACACGGAGAAGTGTAAAATTGAAGGCCTATGTAATCCTCAGTACATCTTCTACCACAAGGGTTATAGGATTGTTCTCAATACATGGG AATCCCAGGGCCGCGTATCCGCCTGTCAGTATTCTAAAGGAGAGGACTGCAAGGGTCTCTGCGCTTCTGGTGTGAAAGACCAGTTCACATCAGGCGGTGTCAAATGGGGCGGAGATTGCGCCATCCCCTGCATTGATGACGTCCCCGAAGGCTTCAAAAAGGTCCAAAACGAGGAGGCAAGGTTCATGGTCGTCGGAGATTCGATATCGCACGGGATGGAAGACGACTGGACTTGGAGGTACAGACTCAGCCAGTGGA TGGAACATAATGGGTACACGCACCATTTTGTCGGGCCATGGACAGGGACGCGTGGAATGGATCCAATCAGTATCTCTCAACCCCGAGCGCCCTTGCTACCTGACGAGGAGCCCCGGGAAGACTATACTGGCAAGAGCCTTGGGGACTATGCAAAAGGGGTCTCACAAAGTTTCCGTGATAAAGGGCATGCTTCATTCTGGGGTCGACAAGTCGCACAGTCCAAAGAACAATTTAAAGCGTGGGTCTCCGAGTATAATCCCGACTATCTTCTTATTCTGCTGGGATTCAATGACCTTGGCTGGTGGGTGAACGGGCCTGAGGCACTGGTTGGAGACATGGCAAACCTGATTAATGATGCACGAAAGGCAAAGTCGGACATCAAGCTTCTCGTGGGGAATGTCGTTGATCGCACCTTTATCCCAGGGCGCCAGGACTTGGTCGACGAGACCGCCCAATACAACAAACTCCTAAAAGAGAGCATGAAAGACTGGTATCGCGAGGGATCGCCTATCTCATACGTCGACGTCAACTCAAATTACAACTGCCGTCCCGGCGGCTGTCCGGACGGACATGACGGACTGCACCCCAATGCTCTTGGAGAATACCATATCGCGCAGTCTTTCGCTCGAGTTTTACAGAGTGATTTCGGGTATATGGGTATCGAGTTCCGCGTTCCCGAGACGGTGGATTCACGGCCAGTGAGTACGCCAGCGAATGTGCGGTCGAATTCCTACCCTGAAGGCCTATGGGCTGTTTGGGACCGTGTTGAAAATGCTCGCGGATACGAAGTCCGCTGGAGACTAAAGGGAGCGACGAGTTGGTGGTCTGAAGGCGCCGTATACCCAGTTACGAACTGCGCCTGGCAGCCGTGGGTGATCAATGGCCAAACATGGGAGTTCCAAGTTCGCACCATGGGAGACAACACCGTTAGATCGGGGTGGTCGGCCCTGCAATCTGTCACGGCCAATGTCAAAACCGCACCGGGACCATCTAATATTATTGTTGAGCCTCGCGGAAATGATCTCGTTGTGCGGTGGGACGCTGTCACAGACTACAACGTAGACCGATATGGGGTCATGCTATACGATagggacaaggaagatgaatTGATGGACGTTAAGGCCGCAAAGGGTACCAGCTTGGAAATCACGGGTCTAAACTCTGGCCACCGCTACGGAGTATGGGTTGCTAGCTATGTCGGAATGGTTGGGAGCTTATCACGGAATGGCATACAAGCTGGCGGTTTGCCTTCAGTGGCAAGAGAAGTCATTATCGGACGCGGGACGCCAGCACCACCCGCCGGACTCCGCGTGGAGAATCTCGATGCAACCACTGTTCGTCTTCAATGGGACAAGGTCTCCAGTGCTACGGGCTACAGTGTCCATGTTCGGAGTATAATAGACAACACCGCGTTCCGGGTAGACGGCACCACGACACAAACGTCATACGAGGTCGCTTGGCTATTCCCGGGCAATTGGAACTTCGAATTCTGCATTTCGGCTTACAACGGAAACTTGGAAAGTGCACCGGTCTCCTGTATCATTCCACCTGTCTGTTGCGGTTATGAGAAAAGGGACCTGGTTGCTACAGAGTACCCGAAGGCCGAAAATAACAGCGCTTTCAGCAACTCCATCAGCTCGTTCGGCGGCATGAGCGTGGGGTCTCTGTTTACAACC